The genomic stretch GTAAAACAGTAGGTCCACATTTTCTGAAATTATCAGATTATTATCTTCTATAGTGAATGAACTGCTCTTCACTAAGACTTGAGAAATGTTTTAATGTGAACTATGTTGCATAGAACTAGACTGGCTGTTCAGTGCTCAATAGCTTAGAAACCCTCCTCATTTATTTCCACAATGACAGGTTCTAGCTAGAGCTGATATTAGATGAAGCACAATGACTGTGAGCTCATTTTGCCCTGTGGAAACAAAAAATGCTTCCCGGCTGATGTGGAGAGATTTGGAGTAAAAAAAAGATGGtgaatttatatgtatttatagaataaataaatacctaatgAGACTttttaatgagatttttctttcccACATGAAATGTCATACCTTGCTTCTACGCAGTTAGTTTGCAAGCAGGCATAATTAGGTCCTCAAGTGCAGAAATTGCAGGTATCTGAAGGCCTGGACTTTGGCCACCATCTTAAGATTTCTCTGCTCCTTCCTTTGCTCCTCCCAACACTCCACAGTTTAAATTGATGCTGTGCCATGTAAGGAACTTTGCACTTACCTCGTCTCTGAGTGCAGTGCTATATTTTTCACGTAAGAGGGACAGGTGTTGTGTTAATCTCACCATGCCAACTATCAGGGCGCCATGTATCAGTCACGAAGGCCAAAATAAACAGTGGAAGATAACCATTTGGTCATATTTTTTATGAGAATGACATCTTCGGATCGGCTGTCTGGAGTGTGGAAGCATGAAAAGGGGGTCCCATTTTGTGATCAAAGAATGCCTTTATGTTCAGAGCACTATCGAGCAAATCATTTCTATCCCAGTAGCACTTAGGTGTATAGAAGCACTAGGAAtatggaggaggaagaaaggtgaGGGCACTGTCTCTGAAAACAAGCACTTAAACAAAAGCTTTAATTCTGAAATCGCTTCAGACTGAAGCTGTGAGGAGTTTTAATCTCAGAAGGTGATGAAACCTATACATAGCTCATGGGGAAGGGTTGCCAGGAGGGCAAACAGTGAAATGGCCATTTCTGAGCGCTAAACAGGATGTGGGAATAAAGACATTGAGGTTTATCGCCATATCCACCAAGCACTCACGACACTGTGCCAAGGGCCCACAAAACTGTTTGAGACCTTAAAGATTACTGCatccaaaacagaaaaccaaactcGTCAGATTGAAATTAGTGCTTAAGTAAACACAACAAAGTGTAAAACGTCAACTAATCTAATACAGCTCAACTTTTATAGTTATGTGAAAATGTACCCTTTAAATCATATGAACCTGTTCAGTATCCTTTAAAGGATaatctttaaatttctttgatAAGAAAAATTACTTGTTTGATTTAAGGTGGACTGTAAGTACATTTTAACGTTTTCGATATGATGGGAAATGGGACCTCCAAAAATAAGACTGCCAAAAATAAGAATGATGAATAATTCTGTTCATTGGCCCAGTCTTTAAATTCCAGACACCAATATGACCTCTCTTTTCTATATACCCCATTTTTCCTCCAAGAATGCTTTTAGCTTCATTTATCCTGATTGGGTCATTGTCACAATGTTCACTGGAAGAAAACAGATTTATCTAGAGATGGCTACTGCACCTTGCTAGGGACAGTCTGCCATGGAAAAGTTGCTGTAATTAGAACTGTTTCATTACATGAACTTTACACTACCTTGGAATTTATCTGGACAGCCTCTTCATTATAATGTAGGAGCACTTTCTGACCTGAATGGGTGAGCTTCACAAACACCTGCAGACACGGGTACTTGCCCTGACATTGGCAGTCCACACCACAGGTGAAAGACAGTCCATCCAGTCGTCCAAGATGTGCGTGTGGATGATAGTGCAGTTAGATTCTTCTCCCTTGAGTGcttcaatttggaaaaaaataaatgattttcacCCCTAGAAAATTTAGTCCTATATTTCTAATGTGGTAACCCAAGGCATCTATTTCAGAGCAATGTAGGATGATTACAGAAGGCATCTAATGATTTGGGAGCATGGAGAAGCTTGCAATGGGACAAACAGCAGCAAAGTGCCAAGTTCCATCTCAATTAAGACCCTCCTTGCATATTTCTCACTATAGatcaatggttttcaaacttcAGAATCACCTGAGTGGGTTTCTTAGAATGAAGAATTTGTTAAAACATGGGTTCTATGACTTCACTCCCAGGGATTCGGGTTCAGTTGATCCAAGTTGAGGCCCATGAATCTGTATATTTAATAGTATTTAAGTTGCAGGTATTTGGAGAACCACACTTTGTGCAATATTATCCTAAATACCGTAACCACAAAGATTCACACTCAGAAatcttctctctcctgcctcatCATCTCAAGATGCACCCACTGGCTTGTCCTGGTGAAAATGTGCCTTTGGAAGAAGTCCAACCCCAAGGCTCTTAGACAACATAGACTCCGAAAGTTGTGGTAACAAGGTACAATTCCACTCTACTTCCAAAGAGGCAAATGCAAGTCATATGAGGAATCTCTCATTAGAAAACTTGCCATGTTTTTACTATTAGTAATTTCCTTAAGGTCAAGAACTATATCCTATTCGTCTTTACGTTCCTCAAAGCATAAAGCACAATGCCTCTCACACAGTAGAAGCTCAATACGTGTTGTactgaattaaattttaaacattccTTGAGAATTTACACATGCACTGCATATACAGAATGTCACAGGTGCAATGAGACGGGGCAGACAAAATTCCTGCCCATGAAGACTTTGCGGTGGTGTTGAAGAGAAAGGACACTTGTGTATAAAATAATTAGAGAACAGGTCCAAGATAAAGTAAACGAGAGTGAGAGGAAAGGCTCCGATTGAATGCACAGGTCCACCTCCTCATGTATCCTCACACTCACATCTAGGTGAGTCTTTGTGTTTACTTCCCTGCGCCTTAAACACAAGAAGTTAGATTAGCAAATTCTAAAGCCAGAATGTTTGAAAAGCCTTGTTTAGCTAGGTTCAGACTGCACTCTCATTAAGATCTTGGACTGTatgtaatcatttttctttattaacataACAAACTGAGACACACTGCATTTTAATATGATCTCAAGGCCCAgggcataaaaaaaaaatcactagataTGGCCTTAGAGGAATAAAATACTGGGCAAGTGAAAatgcaaaaatggaaaataaggttCCTTCACAGGTTTAGCACTGGCCTGATTTTCACAAAATTAATTTCTCTACTTATTTAGACCAGGCATCTTTAAGTATTTAGAGTTGTCTGCCTTTCTCTGTTAGAACTTAAAACTCTCTAAATCCTAACCAAGTGCCAAACAGAGTTTGATTTGAACCTTCCTTGAGGATTTCAGGAAGCTCAAATATAGAGAGTGGGATATTCTTTCCTATGTACAAGGGCCAGGCCAGAGGCTTTCAGGTAGAACCAGGAATGTATTTAAGGCTGAAACATTCAGCATGTTCTTTCAATAGTATTGTGTGTCTATTTGTCTACAAATAGACAAATTCCATCGTTTGATTGAGAATTTAGGGTATAAGGGAGTGGGGATAGGTATGAGCTACCCAAGCCTCTCAACTGTTATGAAGCAAAACCTTCATCTTTTATGAAGCAAAACTATTCTCTGGTGGCACAAGATCACAAGGCAAGAGAGATGAGAACTCACCACTCTTAAACATTCCCTTAATTACTTCCAGCAAACTATTTCCAGAAATGCTTAGAAAAGTAAGTTTTAAATATGAGTAACAGTTTGGTACTAGCTTACAGAAGGTAACTTCAAACCATCTCCCAAatatatcacatttaaaaaaaataatctgacctgcacacacatgcacacactcacacatttaTTGAACTTATGTAGATGTATGTAAtgcagatatagatatatagatggaAAAACGGAGTAACAGGAAAAGGAAGGTAGAAAGCTAGAATGAAGGCAAGAGTAAGGTACAAACATGTAGCCTCCAGACCATAAGATCCCCTATAGTTATAAAAGCTGGGCCACAAATTTGGCTCTGAGCTTCCTAGCAGCCAAAGCAATGAAGGAAACACAACTAGATAAAAGATTCCTGGTGTCCACTGAATAAAAGCAAACTGGTTGATCAGGAGCAGAACAGATTCTCCTGCTGCTAATATCAGAGAGACAATTCCCCTGGAATCCTTCCAATGGTGGCACTGTGTGCTATAGTGGAGGATAACCTCCATATTATTGCCCTAACAATGGTAACTCAGGAGTGGTGGGAGATGAATCTGATATCAGAATAACAAAAGCAGGCCATACAGTTCCTTTCCTATGACCTTTTTCTTCACTGAACTCCTAGGCCTCCCTCTTCCCCTACCCCCTGGGCCTTCTGTTGCTCTTCGGCTAGCCAAAGGGGAGGTATACCTTGCTTACCCCCTACCCAGTGCCACCCTCCTCCAAAGTACCCCATGTCGTGTGAGCCTGTCTCCAAAATTAAACAGCTCCTCTACAACCCTAATCAACACTCCCATCCTCCTCACTGCAGCAAACTTCAGTTAAGTATCAGGAGGTAAAGAGTCTTATATCAGAATGAATAGGCAGATTCTTTACTGGCTATATGACCTTGGGTATTCTACTTGGcctttctaagcctcagctttctcattcataaaatgaaagttaagtaataaaataatacttcCATCATGGACTTGCTATAGGTTtaaataggataaaatataatatatatttgacatatatatttaataaatggtaacTTATTACATGTATTTACTAAGGAAACtacttaaaaggaagaaaactaatatttattgagcaactactatgtgccaggtagcTATTAGCAAACTCAAAAAACTCAGACTCAAAAAACTTTTGTTATGCTCATGCAAAAGCTCATGCTCATCCCCTTCCCTGGGATATCTACATGTTAAAGAAAGACTTTACTACCTACAGAAATATCTAATATGTGGACCATTGTTGAAAGAATTTTGAGATTGGAGGAGGGGAGCGGCAAAGGAGTATCTTCCACTTTCTTACCACCTCTTCCTCCACACCCAGTTGCCTCCCAGCACTGAGAGAGGAACAGGGATTCTGGAGAAACCAaagccagcctcccctcccctcctctaccACTGTGCTTGCACCTGATTTGAACTGGAAATTCTAGgtctcctctctctgtttcttacCTGAGCATGAAGGGCTTTAGGATGGTTATTCCAAGCAAGAAGAACATTAGGACAGAGAAGCCTATCATTGCAAACCCTAGCAGCATGGCTCAGTCCTCTGCAGCACTGGATGGCAGCTTCCTGTGCACATCTGGCGGTTCTCTGTCATTGTAGTCTATGTTTCTCTTCCTCCCCAAGGTAGAAAAGGCTGTCCtttgtgggaagagggaaggagatatTTCAGTAAGCTCATAAAGAACTGGGAACAGTGGTGATTATTCTGTGgaatatagaaatattgaatcactatgttgtacacctaccTGGAACTagcatagtgttgtaggtcaattatacttcaatttaaaaattaaacaaataaactatttgtttttaaaagcctaagtgtaaattctaacatttttagaagaaaacgtaAAACAAATCCTTTATGATCTTGGtgtaggcaaatatttcttagatacaacacacAAGCAcaatctgaaagaaaacaaactggtaaattggacttcatcaaaattttaaatttctgctcttcaaaagacactgttaaaagaatgaaaatcaagcccagactggaagaaaatactgggaaatcatttatctgataaaggacttgaatccagaacacataaagaactctcaaactcAGTAATGCCACACAATCCAGTTAACGATTTCAACAGCCACTTCAAAGAAGTTATATAAAgagcaaataagcacataaaaagatgctcattaGTAACTTGTACATTAAAACCACACGGAGATACCATCTCACCCCCACTAGAATGGGTTTaaccaaaaagacagacaataccaagtgttagaGATGATGTGAAGGAactggaactctcctacactacTGATGGGCATATGAAACAGTATaaccaccttggaaaacagttgGTATTtcctaaaaaagttaaacatatatggGACCATATGACCCAGGTGTTCCATTCCTACGTATTTATTTACCAAGCAAACTGAAAGCGTATGatcatacaaagacttgtacaccgACGTTCATGGCACCCCATTTGTAAGGAgcccaaaactgaaaacaacccagatTTTTATCAACAAGTATAAACTCTtacattcacacaatggaataatactcagcaagAGAACTGATAAACACAGTACTCATGATGAACCTCAAAATAATtacgctgagtgaaaaaagccaaacaaaagaGGACacgctgtatgattccattcctacaaaattctagaaaatgcaaacttatctttagtgacagaaagcagattagcggTTACCTGGGGGTTGGAGGAAGATGCAAAAGGACACAAGGAAACTTCCATGGTAgtaggtgatggatatgtttttTATCTTGATTGTGTGATGGTTTCACTGGTACACACACATGTCAAAACTTACCAAATggcacactttaaatatgtgccaTTTGTCATATTTCAGTCATAAAGCGTTCTTtgacaaatgttaaaaaaaaaagtgggaacaTTTACCAACCCATGGGGGATGGAGGGATTATACCATTTGCCGCCCACCTGAGGGTTGTAAGCAGGTTTGATGCAACACAATGAGATCTTATATTCAGAGCATGGTTAAAAGTCCATCTAAACAAGCTAAGATGATgtgttataaaatttttttttcatgtaacaaAACTAAGGAATGTTGCCTGGGTTAAGTCTTTAGAGATCTGTTTAATCAATGACTAGGAAAGAATTACCTATAAGTagctttcattcattttatgtaaatagTGTTATAAACTTACTTATCTTCCAGGGAAATTGCATATTTCCCCtgaaaatgttttttacattcttttatgaATTCCATATGGAAAGAATGACTCCGCAAGCTCACATTTGGAATTAATAGCATCCTGAAGTAGAATCTGACTTGTTCTTTCATATCCAGCTGTTGAGAAGGCAGCACATCCACCACATGGCTTTCTGGCCCAGGGCCCAGTCCGTTCAGAACAGTGAGGGCCTCCCTGCAGGCGTCTCCCTCGCCCACCTCTCCTCTGTCCTCATACAGCTCCACACAAGTGGCCCTacgcctcttctctccctctctctgttctgCTCTAGCAAAGGAGGTGATAAATTCTTTCACAAGGGGGCATCCAGGGATCAAAGTCCAAAACAAAGGTTGCCAACTGGTGACCCATGGACAGTATCCAGCCCACAGATGTGTTCTGTTTggccttttctgtgtgtgtggtttttttttttaatgtgggatTCGTTGCTAacactttaaaaatcatgaaatttcTCACAAAGATGCtgatttctacttttttaaaaataaatttatttatttatttttggctgcattgggtcttcattgctgcacgcagtctagttgcggcgagcgggggctactcttcgttgcggtgagcgagcttctcattgcggtggcttctcttgatgcagagcacgggttctaagcgcgtgggctcagtagttgtggctcacgggctctagagcgcaggctccatagttgtggggcacgggcttagttgctctgcagcatgtgggatcttcccggaccagggcttgaacccgtgtcccctgcattgacaggtggattcttaaccactgcgccaccagggaagccctgatttctaCTTTTGAAAAAACATCACAAGGTCCACATTCCTGCCTATGAACAGCTGGCCAAGTCGAGTAGAGGCTGCCCCTGTGGACAGGGGTGTCTTCTCCAATCTGCAACAGTCCCACAACTTCCTGTGGTCACTGTCACTGATTTGCTATTCCCTGTTCAGCAGGCATTTGTGTCCTGGAGGTACTTCTATTTTAAGAAGCTTAACGAAATCTTAAGCCAAACAAATGCAGGGTAAAAATTCAGGGTCCATCAAGCTGTGTAAAAAGCTTACCAAATTCTGAAGGTGAGCAAAAACCCTGTCAAGGGAATCGTTTTCCTCCAAAAGcatattttatagtttatcttccatccttccccctttctctccctaATTCCCTTTCTCCCTAGCAGTATCTTCGAGTCCAAAGAGAGCGAAGGGAATGTCGGGCGATGCAGGGTATTCCAggagcctggtctgggaagcaCTGCTCTCAGGAGATGGTAACAGTGTCGTTATACTACTCTGGGAATCAAGGACCTGGTTTGGGGATTTTTAGTCTCCTTTGATATTTTACCTTCTATCATCCCACCCTCAGAGAAtgggaaggcaaaaaaaaaatgtaacgaAAGTTAAGCCagtatattttatagtttctcaACAAATATGATAGCTTGATTAAGAGTTTTAGCCCTAAAGGAAGGTTTGGATATTTTGTAGGTTCCCAATACCCAACATCCAGCATTTCCCTCGTGTTCTGAAACTGGGCTTTTAGTTGCTTTGCACTGTAAAGTATCCGGCGGTTTATCATCAGATATCCATCAAATCCACAAAGAGGGTTATTATGAGGCCTCTTTGCCATTTCTGACATATTGATTTAACATACCCAGTTATAACTGTATGATTTAACATACCCAGTTATAACTGACATAACTTAATTCTGATCTCATTTAGGAATAAGACAGACCTGGTAGTAAAATAGACTATGTTTTATCTTTCTAATATTTCTGTCCACTTTGTTTCAAGGCTTCATGAAAAGTTGACAACCTCAGAGACCTCTTGTGAAGAAGTTATTTCATGTTTGGAGGGAGAGATAATACAAAATAATTGCTAAAAATGAATACAcagctatatatttttaaaatttatttttattttatttttggctgtgttgggtcttcgttgctgcgtgtgggctttctctaattgcagggaggggggctactcttcgttgcggtgtgcaggcttctcattgctgcagagcacaggctctaggcgcacagacttcagtagttatagtgcgcaggctcagtagttgtggctggtgggctctagagcgcaggctcagtagttgtggcgcacgggcttagctgctccgcagcatgtgggatcttcccagaccagggatcgaacgcatgtcccctgcattggcaggcggattcttaaccactgcaccaccagggaagcccacacagctatatttttattattgtaataataatagtcttctatttctccagcaaaatgGACTAGATACCCACTTTAACTGTAAACATAAAAATTCTggtcaaaacttaaaaaaagagtttgaaaTACTCAAAGGACAAAAACTATGTGAAAGTAGGAACCCAGAAGGGAAAGCAGACTGGAGTAAATTTTAACCTTGAGGACATTTGCAGAACTTGGTGACCTTGAGCTTCAGTCTCacagtttgggggtggggggagacacagGGACAGGAGACAATGCCCAGGGCCTATCCAAGGTGTGGGAGGTAATGCTCTCCACGAGAGCTGGGACCCATAAGACCTTGTACTCAGTGTAAGGCTGAATTGGAAGTAGCCACCTCCCACACACAACTCCCTAGGAGACTGCA from Pseudorca crassidens isolate mPseCra1 chromosome 5, mPseCra1.hap1, whole genome shotgun sequence encodes the following:
- the KCNMB3 gene encoding LOW QUALITY PROTEIN: calcium-activated potassium channel subunit beta-3 (The sequence of the model RefSeq protein was modified relative to this genomic sequence to represent the inferred CDS: inserted 4 bases in 4 codons; substituted 2 bases at 2 genomic stop codons) → MKLYMLWMPYLHVFAPHLGEVRQLLIFPYGQCWRLREHRTAFSTLGRKRNIDYNDREPPDVHRKLPSSAAEDXAMLLGFAMIGFSVLMFFLLGITILKPFMLSTTRIELLLCERHCALCFEEPLKGEESNCTIIHTHILDDWMDCXFTCGVDCQCQGKYPCLQVFVKLTHSGQKVLLHYNEEAVQINSKCFYTPKCYWDRNDLLDSALNIKAFFDHXNGTPFSCFHTPDSRSEDVILXKKYDQMVIFHCLFWPSXLIHGALIVGMVRLTQHLSLLREKYSTALRDEVSXKVPYMAQHQFKLWSVGRSKGRSREILRWWPKSRPSDTCNFCT